A window of Fragaria vesca subsp. vesca linkage group LG7, FraVesHawaii_1.0, whole genome shotgun sequence contains these coding sequences:
- the LOC101302511 gene encoding phosphoglucomutase, chloroplastic-like, whose amino-acid sequence MPRDDTQNLFQPNKLKARRQEPTVSDRRRYLIHCLRRITRIGLLVLGGDGRYFNREAAQVIIKIAAGNGVGKILVGKEGILSTPAVSAVIRKRKANGGFITSASHNPGGPDYDWGIKISQIKVADIADVDLSSVGVINYGILFTVEVIDLVTDYLKLMELIKTLLKLDFRYTYLPSIKKDLTMCFGCIS is encoded by the exons ATGCCTAGAGATGACACTCAAAACTTGTTCCAACCAAACAAATTGAAGGCCAGAAGACAGGAACCAACGGTCTCCGATAGAAG GCGTTATTTGATTCATTGCCTCCGGAGGATTACAAGGATTGGTTTACTGGTGTTGGGAGGTGATGGTCGTTACTTTAATCGTGAAGCTGCACAG GTTATCATCAAAATCGCCGCAGGGAATGGTGTTGGGAAAATTTTGGTTGGCAA GGAAGGAATTTTATCAACACCTGCTGTTTCTGCTGTAATCCGCAAGAGGAAG GCCAATGGTGGTTTTATAACGAGTGCAAGCCATAATCCTGGTGGACCTGATTATGATTGGGGTATTAAG ATCTCACAGATAAAGGTAGCAGATATTGCTGATGTTGACCTATCTTCTGTTGGAGTTATAAACTATGGCATCTTATTCACTGTTGAAGTTATTGATCTGGTTACTGACTATTTGAAACTAATGGAG CTAATCAAAACTCTTCTGAAGTTAGACTTTAGGTATACTTATCTGCCCTCCATCAAGAAGGATCTTACCATGTGCTTTGGTTGTATATCTTAA
- the LOC101302220 gene encoding MADS-box transcription factor 6-like, translating to MGRGKVVMKRIENKANRQVTFSKRRLGLFKKAQELSVLCDAQVALIVFCSCGKLFDFASTNDVNEILNRYHQCCYSSQDNVAESEKQNLYQEVSRLKVRYESLQSWQRHFLGEDLDKLRLKELEHLEKQLDRTLSQARERKMQMMLDQLEALRRKKSDLEEIKKQLESELEESEKHDDNTDEDDEEDEALILGRPGGQPTVAAGASHENISTKTPSANANQEPTLCL from the exons ATGGGGAGGGGGAAAGTGGTAATGAAGAGAATCGAGAACAAGGCAAACCGGCAAGTTACGTTTTCGAAACGACGGCTGGGTCTGTTCAAGAAAGCTCAGGAGCTCTCTGTGCTCTGTGATGCCCAAGTTGCCCTTATCGTCTTCTGCAGCTGCGGCAAGCTCTTCGACTTTGCCAGCACCAACGA TGTAAACGAAATCCTCAACCGCTACCACCAATGTTGCTATTCCTCACAAGACAATGTTGCTGAGAGTGAAAAACAG AACTTATATCAAGAGGTCTCAAGATTGAAAGTCAGATATGAATCTCTTCAGAGTTGGCAAAG ACATTTTCTTGGAGAAGATCTTGACAAACTTCGTCTGAAAGAACTGGAACATCTAGAGAAACAGCTTGACAGAACTCTTTCACAAGCTAGAGAAAGAAAG ATGCAGATGATGTTAGATCAATTAGAAGCACTACGCAGAAAA AAGAGTGATCTTGAAGAGATAAAAAAGCAGCTCGAATCTGAG CTTGAAGAAAGTGAAAAACATGATGACAATACTGATGAGGATGATGAAGAAGATGAAGCACTAATTCTAGGTCGTCCGGGAGGACAGCCAACTGTAGCTGCTGGAGCTTCTCATGAGAACATTTCTACTAAAACGCCCTCTGCAAATGCTAATCAAGAGCCTACCTTATGCTTATGA
- the LOC101306179 gene encoding uncharacterized protein LOC101306179 has protein sequence MASKTNPSLMPEIGPDGLAREASVITYTEKVIEEEQHQLRKYIEENYSKIRDVEREFASLSMEMKLTAGPKKSALEHLRKKIEIATERIHAAKLKEDQAKKAWEAAAKVVKDEEAIKQKLCDDLNSLVQESSNTQFSRLEELKRRLEALNPTRASASVSLDGNSMGLAQSVTTPDSSQVPGGVADNMPNQGNAGNVPVMNGNNQQAPVEGEGRGKKKSQYHGRGKGLGAVPKGRGPPAPGWTGSGFDVDGRN, from the exons ATGGCTTCGAAGACGAATCCGTCTCTGATGCCGGAGATCGGACCCGACGGCCTTGCTCGCGAGGCCTCCGTCATTACCTACACTGAGAAA GTGATCGAGGAAGAACAGCATCAATTGAGAAA ATATATAGAAGAAAATTACTCTAAAATCCGCGATGTTGAACGAGAGTTTGCAAGTCTTTCAATGGAGATGAAACTCACAGCTGGGCCGAAAAAATCAG CTCTTGAACACTTGAGGAAGAAAATAGAGATAGCAACAGAGAGAATTCATGCTGCGAAACTGAAGGAAGATCAAGCAAAAAAG GCATGGGAAGCAGCAGCAAAGGTTGTTAAGGATGAGGAAGCCATCAAGCAGAAGCTGTGTGATGACTTAAATAGTCTG GTACAAGAAAGCAGCAATACTCAGTTTTCAAGACTGGAGGAGTTAAAAAGACGACTTGAAGCTTTGAACCCAACTAGAGCATCGGCCTCAGTTTCTCTT GATGGGAACTCAATGGGACTTGCTCAAAGTGTCACCACTCCAGATTCCTCTCAGGTTCCTGGTGGAGTCGCTGATAACATGCCTAATCAAGGAAATGCTGGAAACGTTCCGGTCATGAATGGGAACAATCAACAGGCTCCTGTTGAGGGTGAAGGAAGAGGAAAGAAGAAAAGCCAGTACCATGGAAGAGGAAAGGGACTTGGAGCCGTGCCCAAGGGTAGAGGACCTCCTGCACCTGGCTGGACGGGGTCTGGGTTTGATGTGGATGGTAGAAATTAG
- the LOC101306470 gene encoding fructokinase-1-like produces MASTPNSVLDDIKMLDLAKNSETPSADPEIKDNKSMVVCFGEMLIDFVPTVAGVSLAEAPAFKKAPGGAPANVAVGISRLGGSAAFIGKVGDDEFGKMLADILKQNNVNTSGVRFDHNARTALAFVTLRADGEREFLFFRNPSADMLLHESELEISLLQQAKIFHYGSISLIEEPCRSTHQAAMNIAKKSGCILSYDPNLRLALWPSAEFARTEIMSIWDQADIIKISEEEITFLTGGDDPYDDNVVLTKLFHPNLKLLIVTEGSEGCRYYTQNFRGRVAGIKVKAIDTTGAGDAFVGGILNSIASDSNLFQDEEGLREALLFANACGAITVTERGAIPAMPTTEAVLQFLAQNADKK; encoded by the exons ATGGCTTCTACTCCCAACTCAG TTCTTGATGATATCAAAATGTTGGATTTGGCTAAAAATTCTGAAACTCCGTCCGCAGATCCAGAAATAAAAGATAACAAATCGATGGTTGTTTGCTTTGGGGAAATGCTGATTGACTTTGTGCCAACTGTCGCTGGAGTTTCACTTGCTGAAGCACCTGCTTTCAAAAAAGCTCCCGGTGGCGCTCCTGCTAATGTGGCTGTTGGTATCTCTAGACTCGGTGGTTCAGCAGCTTTTATAGGCAAG GTAGGTGACGATGAGTTTGGCAAGATGTTGGCTGATATTTTAAAACAAAATAATGTTAACACCTCTGGCGTGCGATTTGACCACAATGCAAGAACTGCATTGGCATTTGTAACACTCAGAGCTGATGGTGAGCGCGAATTCTTATTTTTCCGTAATCCAAGTGCTGATATGCTTTTACATGAGTCAGAACTTGAAATAAGTCTTCTTCAACAG GCAAAAATTTTCCATTATGGTTCAATTAGTTTGATTGAGGAACCATGCAGGTCAACCCATCAAGCTGCGATGAACATAGCCAAGAAGTCTGGTTGCATCCTTTCTTATGATCCCAATTTGCGATTGGCATTGTGGCCATCAGCAGAGTTTGCACGGACAGAAATAATGAGCATATGGGATCAAGCAGATATTATCAAG ATAAGCGAGGAGGAAATAACTTTCCTGACTGGTGGTGATGATCCTTATGATGATAATGTGGTGTTAACAAAGCTTTTTCATCCTAATCTTAAACTTTTGATAGTAACCGAAGGATCAGAGGGTTGCAGATATTACACACAA AATTTCAGGGGCCGTGTTGCGGGGATCAAAGTAAAAGCCATTGATACAACTGGTGCTGGTGATGCATTTGTCGGTGGGATACTCAACAGCATAGCTTCTGATTCGAATCTTTTTCAG GATGAGGAAGGGTTACGAGAAGCTCTACTTTTCGCAAATGCCTGCGGCGCAATCACAGTAACAGAACGAGGAGCCATTCCTGCAATGCCGACAACAGAAGCCGTCCTCCAGTTTTTAGCTCAAAACGCTGATAAAAAGTAG
- the LOC101302799 gene encoding MADS-box transcription factor 6-like, translated as MGRGEVVMKRIENKINRQVTFSKRRLGLFRKAQELSVFCDAQVALIVSSRCGKLFDVFASSPSTNDVNEILNRYHQCCYSSQDNVAESETQNSYQEVSRLKVRYESLQSWQRNFLGEDLDKFRLKELKHLEKQLDRTLSRAKQRKNCLANLHYIIGQSLVWKAIME; from the exons ATGGGGAGGGGGGAAGTGGTAATGAAGAGAATCGAGAACAAGATAAACCGGCAAGTTACGTTTTCGAAACGACGGCTGGGTCTGTTCAGGAAAGCTCAGGAGCTCTCTGTGTTCTGTGATGCCCAAGTTGCCCTTATCGTCTCCTCCCGCTGCGGCAAGCTCTTCGACGTCTTTGCCAGCAGTCCCAGCACCAACGA TGTAAATGAAATCCTCAACCGCTACCACCAATGCTGCTATTCCTCACAAGATAATGTTGCTGAGAGTGAAACACAG AACTCATATCAAGAGGTCTCAAGATTGAAAGTCAGATATGAATCTCTTCAGAGTTGGCAAAG GAATTTTCTTGGAGAAGATCTTGATAAATTTCGTCTGAAAGAACTGAAACATCTAGAGAAACAGCTTGACAGAACTCTTTCACGAGCTAAACAAAGAAAG AACTGTCTTGCAAATTTACATTATATAATAGGTCAGAGTCTTGTTTGGAAAGCTATAATGGAGTGA